A region from the Panicum hallii strain FIL2 chromosome 1, PHallii_v3.1, whole genome shotgun sequence genome encodes:
- the LOC112879243 gene encoding uncharacterized protein LOC112879243, whose protein sequence is MSSFEIPEPIVKLELSGTNYGRWALVTSVTLRDCGLWKHITGESACPPAPVPPPRPPATAAKEVTDAANKVYQSALDAYRQWDADDARAMLILVHSVEADIVHMELQTAQQMWAHLQQRYQPVVDAVHYSVLQQLQTLKQDDDTVEDFYKRFTPLWCKLHSLVPLPDVCRGCACCVKRQQHNDKSCLYEFLIQLRPEFEPAKVRLLSSSPLPSVIEARNTLLVEEILLQRTAPVVTPAEKKTNNKKKKHSGSCPNLRSSEPSEGSSSPLSQDEVARMVNWFQGLTHQGSSGSTNLPHSRYSTSRVLCSYYLPDISLNKVLRVLTLGPVLLHMTAVKIISSYTSLMDAIFYPLLLQCPCHLPLPLPPVSDGLGVRTPCGSCR, encoded by the coding sequence ATGTCTTCGTTCGAGATACCGGAACCCATAGTCAAGCTGGAGTTGAGCGGGACAAACTACGGGCGGTGGGCGTTGGTAACGAGTGTCACCCTCCGAGACTGTGGTCTGTGGAAGCACATCACCGGCGAGAGTGCCTGTCCTCCAGCCCCTGTTCCTCCTCCCCGGCCACCGGCAACTGCTGCCAAGGAGGTCACTGATGCTGCCAATAAGGTCTATCAGAGCGCTCTCGATGCCTACAGGCAGTGGGACGCCGACGACGCCCGTGCCATGCTCATCCTGGTTCACAGTGTCGAGGCCGACATCGTCCACATGGAGCTGCAGACCGCCCAGCAGATGTGGGCACACCTTCAGCAGCGCTACCAGCCAGTTGTCGACGCCGTCCACTACTCCGTGCTGCAGCAGCTCCAGACACTTAAGCAGGACGATGATACCGTGGAAGACTTTTACAAGCGGTTCACGCCTCTTTGGTGCAAGCTCCATTCGTTGGTCCCACTCCCAGATGTTTGTCGAGGATGTGCTTGCTGTGTGAAGCGCCAGCAGCACAATGACAAGAGCTGTCTCTACGAGTTTCTCATCCAGCTTCGGCCAGAGTTTGAGCCTGCCAAGGTTCGGTTGTTGAGCTCTTCTCCTCTACCGTCTGTGATCGAGGCACGTAACACCCTTCTTGTTGAGGAGATTCTGCTCCAGAGAACTGCCCCTGTTGTTACTCCTGCTGAGAAGAAGACGAATAATAAGAAGAAGAAGCATAGTGGCAGTTGCCCCAACTTGAGGTCTTCTGAACCTTCTGAAGGTTCATCTTCACCACTGTCCCAGGATGAGGTTGCTCGGATGGTTAACTGGTTTCAAGGCCTCACTCACCAGGGGTCATCAGGATCTACCAATCTTCCTCATTCCAGGTACTCCACTTCTAGGGTGCTGTGCAGTTATTATCTGCCGGACATCTCACTAAACAAGGTTTTGCGGGTTTTGACTCTGGGTCCTGTTCTTCTGCACATGACCGCTGTAAAGATTATCAGCTCATATACATCCTTGATGGACGCAATCTTTTATCCACTTCTGCTGCAATGTCCATGCCATCTGCCACTGCCTCTGCCACCAGTCTCTGATGGTTTAGGAGTTAGGACACCATGTGGATCATGTCGATAA